Proteins encoded in a region of the Streptomyces sp. NBC_00513 genome:
- a CDS encoding serine/threonine protein kinase, translating to MERLRQDDPSRIGPYVILARLDAESAERGVPERRFLARTADGHRTVLLCLPRVGADPSRWAIEAEGARRLDVPRLLPVAEVDGTAGFPWSTTPYTPVLPLPAALAAYGGPLPEDLVRHVGAGLAEGLADLHDRGFTHAGLSPAAVLLTAGGPLLACFGAVRAAAPDGTRRSGLPGLDPGCLALEQASGGRPTPLGDVFALGAVLAYASTGHTVPEQSELPPGLRRLIGSCLASTPADRPRSAREVLHELTGHAADASPGAPAPATAAAGPLALPGRVVAALAAQSAALLAAELPATTESTPPPPFPPAAQKVH from the coding sequence ATGGAACGCCTACGTCAGGACGACCCGTCACGCATCGGGCCGTACGTGATCCTGGCGCGCCTGGACGCCGAATCCGCGGAACGCGGCGTGCCCGAGCGCCGGTTCCTCGCCCGTACCGCCGACGGCCACCGGACCGTCCTCCTGTGTCTGCCGCGGGTCGGCGCCGACCCGTCCCGGTGGGCGATCGAGGCCGAGGGCGCACGGCGGCTCGACGTGCCGCGCCTGCTCCCCGTCGCGGAAGTCGACGGCACGGCCGGATTCCCCTGGTCCACCACTCCCTACACGCCCGTGCTGCCCCTCCCGGCCGCGCTCGCCGCGTACGGCGGGCCGCTCCCCGAGGACCTGGTGCGCCACGTGGGCGCCGGCCTCGCCGAGGGCCTGGCCGACCTGCACGACCGGGGGTTCACCCACGCCGGGTTGTCGCCGGCGGCCGTTCTGCTCACGGCGGGCGGACCACTGTTGGCGTGCTTCGGCGCCGTACGGGCCGCCGCCCCCGACGGGACGCGCCGCTCCGGGCTGCCCGGCCTCGACCCGGGCTGTCTGGCCCTGGAGCAGGCTTCCGGCGGGCGGCCCACGCCGCTGGGGGACGTCTTCGCGCTCGGCGCGGTACTGGCCTACGCCTCGACGGGCCACACCGTGCCCGAGCAGAGCGAACTGCCCCCGGGATTGCGGCGGTTGATCGGAAGTTGCCTCGCGTCGACGCCCGCCGACCGGCCGCGGTCGGCGCGGGAAGTGCTGCACGAACTCACCGGGCACGCGGCCGACGCCTCTCCCGGCGCGCCGGCTCCGGCGACGGCCGCGGCCGGGCCGCTCGCGCTGCCGGGCCGGGTCGTCGCCGCGCTCGCCGCCCAGTCCGCGGCGCTCCTCGCGGCCGAACTGCCGGCCACCACCGAGTCCACCCCTCCCCCGCCGTTCCCGCCGGCCGCCCAGAAGGTGCACTGA